The Alnus glutinosa chromosome 1, dhAlnGlut1.1, whole genome shotgun sequence region CGCTCCGTCGAGCAGCGTCACCCCACTCATCTTCTCTGTCGCCCTCAGCCACCCCAAGAAGCACCCAAAAGCAATATCCAGGAACCCAATTCCATCTCCGCCAAAGAAAGCCTTCCCTTTGCTACACTTGCCAAAGGCTTCCTCCAACAGCGCAAGCCCTTCGGCCAATTGCTCCAGCACCGCTTTTATGGCTTCCTCTCCTTGGGCAGCCAGAATGCCTCTCAAAGTCGGAAAGAACTGCATCCGCATCCATTAGAATTTCATTACGAGTGACAAATCATATGCTCTACCAAACCaacaacaagaaacaaaaagatatGCCAAACAGCTTAATTCAATTGGACTAACGTCTCTTATCAAACCAATAAATCTTCATTTAAACCCGAATTCCACAAACTGAGATGTAATGACATGTATGGCCCACCTACATTAGATTTTAAGAAGCCTCCATAAGGCTTGGCAAAATGGGTTTACGTGTCAATCCGTTTaattaatttggtaaaaaatgtgtcataaacgggttgacgagtcataaacaggttgacaGATCATAAAACGGATtatagcctaaacccaaaccctatatattcgtgtcggattcgtgggttgtgtcaaaattgccaaccctactccATATGGTACAACTAGACAAGTTCTCAAACTCTTTTTCACTTGGTTTGACTTGAGTTCAGTTTTAGTTAGAACTGCATCAATTAGAATTGGAAACATGTCTTGTAACAGATCATAAGGAATATGTGTTCCAATTCTAACTAGTCTTGTAACATGGGATAAGACTAGTTATGGGGAATAAGGATtaatgtccaaaaaaaaatataaagagaaaaaaaatcaatgttagatcaaaatttaatagtaatttatcacatatttagtaataattttaaaaatcacattaattttgagaaGACTCAAAGAAGATTGAGTCATTCTTATAACATTACTCCTGTAAAGGGATTGTCTCAAGACACTCAACGGTTTAGGAATAGAATTAATACTGGGTAGCAATTTGGTTGATTCCTATTTAAACACAACAATAGAAACTGACTCGACTGATACAATGTTGCAAATAAGGACAAGTACGCAGCTAATGGACCATACCCTGCAGTGATACGTCGTTATCTCGGCTAACAACTGACAGCCCGTGACTTTATTACAATTGACATCCACGACTAAAGACAACCCACGACTTGTGCATATATGCACCTCATATAGTCATAttggtgtttttaaaaatttcgagaaccaaagaaacaagagagaaaatgaattatattttaataaagaaataaagaaaacaaaaaaaagtgttcgagaatatttttttctcaCCAATTGTTTATCTTCATACAATAAATGAACACATCTACGAGTATCGAATACGAGCGGATAACATGAAACTAAGATGTAGtttcacaaattcaataataaatttataaagaaatgaataaaagatagataatagaataataaatttacaaaagagatgAATAAAATATGCACAATCGAAGGATTTCTCTCCAAACAAAAAGCTTCAAAACtcgatttcatttttctttttccggcAAATTGTTAGCGACCAACCAAAAGGGTCGAGGCAAAACACCAAACCAAACcgtaaaaatcaaacaaacatttGGTGGTCACGAGGCCGAACCTTGTCCCGACCCTGTATCCTTCTTTGGAGGAACCAAAAGTCCAAAACAAGCAAAGAAGCAACCCATCAAAATCCATTATTTTTCTAAACCCACAATGATTTTCGCTCACTAGGGCCGGCCTTGGGTTCGCAAGAGATGGACCTTTTCGCTACTGAttcctttctttctattttttaaccATCGTTTCGAAATTATCAAGGGCGTGTCGGTTATCTCACGTAATTCAAGCAAATAATTACACCTTAGATTTTAACATTAGATctaattcataaatatataacagATATAATGTGTACTTGAAGaacaccatcataaaaaaaataaaaaaaatcagtacCTTGTCGTCAAGGTAGGCAGCCCAAAATCGATGAATAGCACGATCATAAGGATCGGAAGGGAGGATGGAGGGACCGGAAGTCCAGACGTCGTCAATGTACTGAACAATGACGAGGGACTCGCAGATGGGCTTGTCAGCATGGATGAGAACCGGGATTTTCTTGTAGACAGGATTGGATTGGAGAAGAAGCTGGCTCTTAGGCTCAAGCGTCTCTTGAAGAAACTCGTACTCAACGGCTTTGATGTTAAGAGCAATCCGAGCCCTCATCACAAATGGGCTTGGCCATGCACCCAGAAGCTTCACTTCGCTTTTCGCCATGATCAATCACTTCTCTCTTCCAAATTAAGTTGCCAGTTTCTGAGATTCACAAAACCTATTTAAAGATGATCATCTGCTTATGAGCGTTTGTGTGCGCGACCGAGTCTTATTCGATCGTCGATTAAATAAATGCTGAGGAAGTGTGCGTGTGTGTGGACTAGTCTTATTAGATATTGTCGATTAAATAAATGTGTGAACACAGAACACTGAACATGTGTGTGGACGACATGCGCGGGCACTCGATCTATTGCGTCATATTTAGGTAGTTGTTGGTTGTTGGACTCCTTAATTCGTTTTGAACTTTTGACGCCATATCATATTCATCTTCttcaaggagagagagagagccttggCTGAAACTGCAACACGGTTGCACTTTTTTCTGGTCGTACTTAGAAAGCACAGTAGACTTCTGACCTCTGACCTCTCCGGCTCTACCTTTCATACGATGCCGGCCTTCATTTTTGGACCAAGATCCATAGCCCTTATTTGGAATGATTTAACTTTACTGGATTTAGACGTGTGTTATTTGCAAACATATTTATGAcgtaatattatttatttaaatttttttaaatggcgTGATTTCATTTATTAAGCTTTAAAATTGTTCTATATTATTTGAAGATCTTTTAAACATAAAAGCTAAAtgctaaaagagaaaaagaaaaataagaaaggacTGAGCGTTGTTGAATTGATCAATTAATAATAAAGGAATCATACCAATTGAAGCGTTGTAAATCTTGTGATAGAGCTAAAAGTGAACGCGAAGAGGAAATATATAGGAGAGCTTAATTCTTTAAGACCTAAAATTGAAGATGGATATGAAGGTAAGGGGGAAAGTGATAAGAGAAATTAATGATACACATATTCTCACACTTTCAAGTTTTAAATGGACATTATTTGACGtggtattaaaaaattattattaaattttagatgaaTCACTATTAATTTTTGAATCTATTGGTAATTTTTACGGAAAAcaaaaatggtaatttaagaCCAATGTATCCGGTCAGTTGATGAATTATGAGCTCAACTACCATACTCATGATTCGAAGCTAGTTGCAGTACTCTTTGCACTaaaaatgacattatttttACGGGAAGAAATGTGAAATTTACACCACCCTTACCCTGAGAGTCTTAAGGATTTTTTTCCCACAAAAAGAATTCAACAGGAGACAGACAATAACCGAAATTAATTAAAGATTGCTATTGCTTCATTAATTACTACCTAACAGAGCAACACTCCttgtaaaaataagaataaaattatcattacaCATTCCTTTGGATagttttttccttaattttacaAGGGATTAATACTCTCAGGATCCAAATACTTTCAATTAGACCCGAGAATAGCTCCAAGCTCATAACCCTGTACAAGCTTCTAGAAATgacttcaagccttcaagggAAAAGACGACAAAACAACCATGACTCGGATCACCCAAACCCAAGGTAGCTTTTATTCGTGGCCTTTGTGCAGTGTAGTGACATACATTATGGTACTTGGAGTTAACGTTGTTAAGTTTGGAATGATTCGAGGAAAATTACGTAGTAAACAACGAGGCATTAGATGTTCTTTTTGAACACGTGCAATAAAAAAAtggtataaatatatattctagGTAGGAAAATGCAAGAATTCCCACCCTTATCCCACCCCAATCCCACCAACTctaagtgttttaatttttttatttaataaatcaattttcaactttttacacTTAGGGTTGGTGGGATTGGGGTGGGAATTCTAGCACTTCCCTTCTAGgtatcttatttttaaatctattattaaatttataaaactcaCATTAGGTCCCACgaatttaataatgaatttaaaatttaattgcaTAGAGAATTAAAgatgtaaaaaaaatgtatgtaaaCCAAAACATGCCAAAACATGATAAAGATGCCAAATTTATTCTTCACCAAGTTTTAGAGTCGCAACAAACAAAAAGGCCACTTCTAGCAAAAGGAACAACACAGAGGGCATCAACTACTTCTGTGATCAACACGAAACTAAGTCGTTCACAGAAACAAACTTATTACTTAGCAGGAGCTCCTCTCATTTTGGCCATGAAAACCTTAGCAAACTCAATAAGCTTCTCGGTCTCTGGCATAACACCTTTAACAGCACCATCAGCACAAAACCTGTCAGCCCATTTCACCAGCCCAGGAGTCTTCGCTTCGTCGAGCAGCTTCACCCCACCCATCTTCTCTGTCGCCCTCAGCAACCCCAAGAAGCACCCAAAAGCAATATCCAGGAACCCAATTCCATCTCCGCCAAAGAAAGCCTTCCCTTGGCTACACTTGCCAAAGGCTTCCTCCAACAGTGCAATCCCTTCGGCCAATTGCTCCAGCAACGCTTTCCTGGCTTCCTCTCCTTGGGCAGCCCGAATGCTTCTCAGAGTCGGATAGAACTGCATCCATTTGAATTTCATTACGAGTGACAAATCATATGCTCTACCAAACCaacaacaataaacaaaaagataTGCCAAACAGCTTAATTCAATTGGACTAACGTCTCTTATCAAACCAATAAATCTTCATTTAAGCATTAATTCCACAAACTGAGATGTAATGACATGTATGGCCACCTGCATTAGAGTTTAAGAAGCCTCCATATGGTACAACTAGACAAGTTCTCAAACCCCTTTTTCACTTGGTTTGACTTGAGTTCAGTTTTAGTAAACTGTATCAATTGGAATTGGAAACGTGTCTTGTAACAGATCATAAGGAACATTTGTTCCAATTCTAACTAGTCTTATAACATGGGATAAGAATAGTTATGGGGAGTAAGGATTAacgtccaaaaaaaaaaaaaacaaaacactagGTGAGAAAAAATGGCATAGTTAATGAATTATATATGtggattgaaattttcatttgtcAAATTCAGCCTAAGAGAAAGGGTTGTGGGACTCATGTATCCCGGGAAGATGAGTCCTTCAACTACTCATTCAAATTTTGCGAAATTCAAACAGCTTAATAACAGATTTGATCTTGAACATAGAATTATATAGAATTATGTTCAACAGCCTTAATGTAAGGGGAAGTAGTAAGGAGGattcaaaattgatgtagctttaaaattattattagatcaaaatctaataataatctatcacatatctaatagtgattttaaaaattatatcaactttGAGAAGACTCAAAGAAGACATAAGTCATTCTTATAACATTACTTTTGTAAATGGATTGTCTCAAGACTCTCAACTGTTTAGGAATAGAATTAATATTAGTTAGCAATTTGGTTGCTTCTCATTAAATACAACAATAGAAACTGACTCAACTGAAACAATGGTGCAAATTAAATAAGGACAAGTACCCAGCTAATGGACCATACCCTGAAGCAATATGCCATTATCTCAGCTAACAACTGATAGCCCGTGACTCCACTACACAACTGACAATCCACGACTAAAGACAACCCAACTTGTGCATATGCACCTCATATTCAatggtgtttttaaaaatttggagaaggaaagaaacaagagagaaaatgaattatattttaataaagaaataaaaaataataataaaaaagggttTGAGGGGTAAATGAATTATATTTTTGCTCGTCGATTGTTTATCTCCATACAATAAATGAACACATCTACTATCGAATACGAGTGGATCACATGAAATTAGGATGTAGTACCAccaattcaataataaatttacaatGAAATGGATAAAAGATAGGCAATAgaataataaatttacaaaGAGTTGAATAAAAGATGCACAATCGATAGATTTCTCTCCAAACAAAAAGCTTCAAAACTcgaattcatttttctttcttttccggCATATTCTCAGCGACTGTAACGAGCTCAACATGGAGCTCATTACTGGTGCTGACACGTGGATGTTGAATGCTGACACGTGGGGATTACGCGGGTAGCCGCTGAAGGAGACATCAAGACTGAAGGCAGGATAGAATAAACACTGAATAAAGGCTGCCGTTTTATTTCTTACATGTAACTAGACGTTGTCGTTTCATTTGAATTCCTGTTATTTCCCTTCTTGAGCAGGACTTGAGCGAGCTTGTATAAAAGGGCAGAGAGGTGGGAGAGAAAGGTATTCAAGTTGATTGTAGATCAGATTTGGATCTGGAGGTCGGTTGGCTCCTCGAACTGCCATTGTTGCTCAGCAAAGCTTTTGCTAATAcaattccattttcttcttcattgttcAACATTTTCTctcaactctcaactctcttctctctattCTCATTTCTCTTTGAAACTCCGTAACAGATCTTGAGAACTGTTACAGCCACCAACCAAAAGGGTCAAGGCAAACACCAAACCAAACCGTAAAAATCAAAGCTTGAGAACAAACAAACACTTGGTGGTCACGAGGCTGAACCTTGTTCCGACCCGGTTTCCTTCTTTGGAGGAACCAAAACAAGCAAGAAAAGCAACCCATCAAAATCCCTTATTTTCTCTAAACCCATAACGATTTTCGCTCACTAGGGCCTTGGGTTCGCAAGATATCGACCTTTTCGCTactgctttctttctttctacttttTTAGCCATCGTTTCGAATTATCAAAGGCGTGTCGGTTATCtcaagtaattaaaataaataattacacctTAGATTTTAACATTAGATctaattcataaatatataacagATATAATGTGTACTTGAATAACAAcatcatcattaaaaaaaaaaaaatcagtaccTTGTCGTCAAGGTAGGCAGCCCAGAATCGATGAATAGCACGATCATAAGGATCAGAAGGGAGGATGGAGGGACCGGAGGTCCAGACGTCGTCAATGTACTGAACAATGACGAGGGACTCGCAGATGGGCTTGTCAGCATGGATGAGAACCGGGATTTTCTTGTAGACAGGATTGGATTGGAGAAGAAGCTGGCTCTTAGGCTCAAGCGTCTCTTGAAGAAACTCGTACTCAACGGCTTTGATGTTAAGAGCAATCCGAGCCCTCATCACAAATGGGCTTGGCCATGCACCCAGAAGCTTCACTTCACTTTTCGCCATGATCAATCACTTCTCTCTTCCAAAGTTGCCAGTTTCTGATCAGAGTCACGGAACCTAATTAAAGATGGTCTTCTTATGAGCGTTTGTGTGTGTAAACGAGTCTTACAAGATAGTCGATTAAACAAATGCTTAATTGCTTATTAGGAAGTTTCTGTGAACGAGTCTTACTagatagtctactaaataaatGCGTGTGAACAGTTAACACTGAACATGTGTGTGGAACGACGTAAAGTCGTCGCAAACAGATCTGAAATGGCCTGTTACTGAAAAATAGGGGGTAAAATTGtctaaagaattttttttattttttattttttatttttttatttttatcagaATTGATATGACAATTCTGCTCCTTAATTTTTCGCTAACCGGCTCCGGCTCATTCCATTTCATTTGGAGAAATTTTAGGTGTGtcgaattttttttatcaaaatatgggTACCAAGATAATATAGAACTTATTCATTAGAGATGATTATTATAGGTCTAGATATTTGGTGATgaaatttgtaaagaaataacaataaaaagtaataaaagacaTTTTGGCACTTCAATGGGCCAAATCTCCCTTTAGCACATGGCTATAACCTTACGGATTTTCTGATAATAATGCTCTTGATACACATTCTATTAACGATGttgaatttaaatacaaatgaTTCAAATAACTACCTACAAGAGTGCTAGAAATAACTATCAACTACCTACTACCCACGACATGGGATAACTTCTATGGTTGAAATCCACTAACACCTAACTTCCCCTAAGACAACTACCCTCTAGCAATTATTACCCATTAAACAATTACCCCTAATTACGTAAATTACAACTACTAAACATATTAATTCTACAACTACTAATGAAATTCATCAATCATGATTTGGCCCATACCAATTGAAGGGTTGTGATAGAACTAAAAGtgaacacaaaaaagaaatatataggAGGTCGAGCTTAATCCTCCAAGACTTAGAATTGAAGAAGGATATGAGGGTAAAGGGGGAAGtgataagagaaatgctacacatattCTCACACTCTCAAGTCTTTTTAAATGTTATTGATATGGagtctctcatttttttattttttttttctaaacaagatGGAGTCTCTCATTGAACGTAGCTCGTTATATCAAAGTAGAAATCATCTTGTCAGATAACCACAATAATAAGTTAAGCTTGCGTATTCGTTTGTTAAACGTTGCGGAATGAATTATATTATAATCTAATTGCGTCATAGACCCAATCCCAATACGTGTTTGATAATCTTCTCTAGTGGAAGATTGactattgaaaattaaattatttcacAACATACTATTTACCATGTGAGagtgaatattaattaaataattaaatttattcattcTTATAAGTTTAAGCTTGTAGAATAAGCGGTGATCGATCATCTTCTCCGATCAACGATTCAcctttgaaaattaaaatgatttcaCAACAATTTCGTCAACTCTCATGGTGAAGTAGTTGATAAGTATTTGTCAAGAAGCTAGACTCTCTAGATGCGATATGCGATGGATGAGGCACCCTAAAGGATTAGTCACAGATTCATGCTACTTAATTGTTAAGCACTTCATAACAAATGCTGGACTGCTGTTTTATCTCATATTGTTACGTCTTGCCCGTTGTGCTTTACCATATAGCACAATGATTAAGCaacttttataattaatttgaagagataaatatttaagttgttgGAGAAGCAAGGATGCAAGAAAACTATAGAGTCGATCACTAGACACTAGTGGTGAGATAAATTTAGCTTAAGATTTACGTGTTGtgttcataaaaagaaaaaaagaaaaaaaaaataaaaagagagatttAAGAGAAGTTTTCCATCCTAATTCTAATTAAGATTAATTGGCTTAAACCTAGAAAGTTTAAATGTCCCTTTCATAAGATGCCTATATTTTTGGACCAAGATCATAGCCGTTATTTGGAGTGATTTAATGTTATTGTATTTAGAGATGTGTTATATATTTGCAAACACATTTGGTGTGGAATTCATGCATTACACCAAATGTGTGTCTGCAAATATTATTAGCCTTGCATTTAACTACAAGGTATATAAagacatattatttaaattttttaaatgatatacaaacatatttatcacgtgatattatttattaaattttaaaattgttctaTATTATTTGAAGACCTTTTAAACATAAAAGCTAAAAgctaaacaagaaaaagaagagaggactCAGCGTTGTTGAAGCGATCAATTAATAACAAAGGAATCGGACTAATTGAAGGGTTGTGGTAGAGCCAAGAGTGAACGCGAAGAGGAAATATATAGGAGAGCTTAATCTTCTGAGACCTAAAATCGAAGATGGATATGAAGGTAATGGGGAAAGcgataagagaaatgctatatacatTCTCACATTCTCAAGTCTCAAATATGACGTGgcactaaaaattattattaaatttttacgaGGAGAAATGTGAAATTTACACCACCCTTACCCTAAGAGTTTTAAGAATTTCTTCCCACAAAAAGAATTCAACAGGAGACAGACAATAActgaaattaattaaagattGCGACTGCTTCATTAATTACAATCTAACAGAGCAACACTCCTtggaaaaataagaataaaattatcattttgcatttctttagataatttttttcttaattttacaaGGACCGAATACTCTCCGATCCAAATACTTTCAATTAGACCCCAGAATAGGCCCGAGCTCATAACCCTGTACAAGCTTCTAGAAATgacttcaagccttcaagggAAAAGACGACAAAACAACCATGACTCGGATCCCCCAAGGTAGATTTTATTCGTGGCCTTTGTGCAGCGTAGTGACACACATGGTATTTGGAGTTAACATTGTTAAGTTTGGAATGATTCAAGGAAAATTACGTAGTAAACAACGAGGCATTAGATGTTCTTTTTGAACAcgtgcaataaaaaaaaaatggtataaaatataaatatatattctacaTCTAATAATAAAACGACCCAAAACAAAAGCACTTTGTTCCAAAGAAATAATTTGGGGAAGAATAAACTTTAACCGATTAGCCAAAACTTTAGAAATCAATTTATACTATATGGCCACTAGATTATTGGGGAAGGAGGGGTTTATGGCTTTGAAACTTGACATGAGTAAAGCCTATGATAGGATAGAGTGGGATTTTTTGGAATCTATGCTTTGGAAGCTTGGCTTTGCAGAACGGTGGATCAATCTTTTGATGGTGTGTGTCCGGACAGTGACATATTCTATTCTCATTAATAGCAGACCTTATGGGAGGATTGTTCCCTCTCACAGTTTGAGGCAAGGTGACCCTTTATCCCCTTACTTATTTATCCTATGTGCTGAGGCTCTTAGTTCTTTAATACGGAATACTGAACGGGATGGAGGGATAACAGGAGTCCTAATTTCCCGGGGAGGGACTCAGATTCATCACTTATTTTTTGCAAATGACAGTCTTTTATTTTGTAGAGCTAGTTTGGGAGAATGGAGACGTGTTGAAGAGATTTTAGCTCTTTATGAATTGGCTTCAGGTCAGAAAATCAATAGGGAGAAGACCTCCATATTCTTTAGCAAAAATACTTCTCCGAAGGCTAAATGGGATATTTTGTCAGTGGCAAGGGCTGATCATGTTCAACACTTTGAGCTGTATCTAGGCCTTCCGGCTTTAATTGGGTGGTCTAGGGTTTCTTCTTTTAACTATATCAAAGGACGGATTTGGGCAAAGCTAAATGGTTGGAAGGAAAAATTTCTTACGCATGCAGGGAAGGAAATCTTGTTAAAGTCAGTGGTTCAAGCGATTCCAACGTACACGATGAGTGTGTTTCGACTCCCAAAAACATTAACTAGAGAGATCAATTCCATAATGGGTAAATTTTGGTGGAGTTTCaaggaaaatattaacaaaatttcaTGGATGTCGTAGAAAAGGCTGGGTCGAAATAAGGATATTGGAGGTTCGGGCTATAGAGATCTTGAATGTTTCAACATGGCTATGTTAGCTAAACAATGCTGGAGATTATTGAAGTGGCCTGAATCCTTGGCAGCTCGTGTAATGCATGAAAAATACTATCCTGTGGTGGACTTTATGGATTCCAATTTAGGGAAAAAGCATTCTTTTgcttggaggagtatttggcaAGCAAAACCCTTTTTCAAGAAGGACTCATGTGGAAGGTAGGGAATTGTTCCAAGATCAAATTGTGGGATGATAAGTGGATTTCTGCTTCTCCCCATAAAATCCTAGACCCAGTTCGGGTTCTATCAAGGGATTCTAGGGTAGCAGATATTATTAACCAGGAAGCTAACTGGTGGGATATATCACTTATTGAACAAATTTTTTCTAGGGAGACTGTTGAGGAAGTTTGCAGTATTCCTATTAGCCCTCGGCTTCAGGAGGACAATTTAATTTGGGCAGGGACTAACAATGGCATTTTTTTCGGTCTGTAGTGCCTATCATCTTGAAGTAGAGCGGAGGTCGGGATAATTGGAGTACTTCAACTTTGCCTTTTGCTATTCCTATCTGGCATCGCTTATGGAAATTAAATCTTCCCCGATTTATCTTTTTATTCCTATGGAGAGCATGTAATGATATTCTTCCTACAAAAAATAAcctctaaaagaaaaaaggtagtTATTGACCAGTTATGCCCGATGTGTAGCTCTGAGGCTGAAACCAATGGCCATGTTCTTTGGTGGTGTGATTCCGCTCAGGCAATTTGGGGTAGCTGCGGGGGACCCATACAAAAGAGCTCGGTGGTGGCGGTTGATTTC contains the following coding sequences:
- the LOC133867632 gene encoding glutathione S-transferase U17-like, with the protein product MAKSEVKLLGAWPSPFVMRARIALNIKAVEYEFLQETLEPKSQLLLQSNPVYKKIPVLIHADKPICESLVIVQYIDDVWTSGPSILPSDPYDRAIHRFWAAYLDDKFFPTLRGILAAQGEEAIKAVLEQLAEGLALLEEAFGKCSKGKAFFGGDGIGFLDIAFGCFLGWLRATEKMSGVTLLDGAKTPGLVKWADRFCADGAVKGVMPEPEKLLEFSKVLVAKMRGAPPK
- the LOC133867642 gene encoding glutathione S-transferase U17-like, with product MAKSEVKLLGAWPSPFVMRARIALNIKAVEYEFLQETLEPKSQLLLQSNPVYKKIPVLIHADKPICESLVIVQYIDDVWTSGPSILPSDPYDRAIHRFWAAYLDDKFYPTLRSIRAAQGEEARKALLEQLAEGIALLEEAFGKCSQGKAFFGGDGIGFLDIAFGCFLGLLRATEKMGGVKLLDEAKTPGLVKWADRFCADGAVKGVMPETEKLIEFAKVFMAKMRGAPAK